A region of Aneurinibacillus sp. REN35 DNA encodes the following proteins:
- a CDS encoding ribonuclease HII, which yields MNPNEMTIKEVKDFLLTCDALTQDVQELFAADPRSGVQTAYRQWLRRIEKASRLHTKWLEMSANEQELWKKGYMYIAGIDEVGRGPLAGPVVTAAVILPPDFYLPGLDDSKKLSGAQREAMYERIKEEAVAVSVTQSDAPLIDEINIFQATLRAMQAAVQSLSVTPHITLNDAVTIPGLSMEQRPIVGGDGKSISIAAASVVAKVERDRMMKKYDLEYPGYGFASNMGYGTAAHLAALRVHGPSPIHRRSFGGVLTL from the coding sequence TTGAATCCGAATGAAATGACGATAAAAGAAGTAAAAGATTTTTTGCTTACGTGTGATGCATTAACGCAGGATGTTCAGGAACTGTTTGCGGCCGATCCGCGCAGTGGAGTACAGACAGCATACAGGCAGTGGCTTCGCCGCATAGAGAAGGCCAGTCGGCTGCATACAAAATGGCTCGAGATGAGTGCGAACGAGCAAGAATTGTGGAAAAAAGGATACATGTACATCGCTGGTATTGACGAGGTGGGGCGCGGACCGCTAGCAGGTCCTGTGGTTACTGCAGCGGTTATACTACCGCCGGATTTCTATTTGCCCGGCTTAGATGACTCAAAGAAGCTGTCAGGTGCTCAGCGAGAGGCGATGTATGAACGGATTAAGGAAGAAGCGGTAGCGGTATCAGTCACACAGAGTGATGCGCCCCTTATTGACGAAATTAACATTTTTCAAGCAACATTACGTGCGATGCAAGCGGCCGTTCAATCGCTTTCTGTTACGCCGCATATAACGCTCAACGACGCAGTAACGATCCCGGGGTTATCTATGGAACAGCGGCCGATCGTTGGCGGAGATGGGAAAAGCATCTCAATTGCCGCCGCTTCTGTGGTAGCGAAGGTAGAGAGGGATCGAATGATGAAGAAGTATGATCTAGAATATCCCGGCTATGGATTTGCGTCCAATATGGGTTATGGAACAGCGGCGCACCTGGCTGCTTTGCGTGTGCACGGACCGAGTCCGATTCATCGGCGCAGTTTTGGCGGGGTGCTTACACTATAA
- the ylqF gene encoding ribosome biogenesis GTPase YlqF: protein MTIQWFPGHMAKARRQVTEKLKLIDVVIELLDARLPLSSRNPMIDEIVSGKPRLILLNKSDLADEAVTKAWMQHFADNGIKAMPIDALSGRGVNKLPLECQTLVEDMMEKRRAKGMQDRAVRAMIIGIPNVGKSSLMNRLAGRKVAQTGDRPAVTKAQQWVKVGKVLELLDTPGILWPKFEDPLVGLRLAASGAIKDELIDFQEVALFVVAYLRMHYSRALMERYQLDELDESKLAILDEIGRRRGCIVSGGHIDYDKVSELILRELRSGKLGRISLERPGDAFTIEMARVSMDEITPY from the coding sequence ATGACGATCCAATGGTTTCCCGGTCATATGGCCAAAGCGCGCCGTCAAGTGACGGAAAAGCTGAAGCTGATTGATGTGGTCATTGAACTGCTGGATGCGCGTCTTCCGCTATCAAGCCGCAATCCGATGATCGATGAGATTGTATCCGGCAAGCCGCGCTTAATCCTTTTGAATAAATCGGATTTAGCTGATGAAGCAGTAACGAAGGCTTGGATGCAGCACTTTGCTGACAATGGTATTAAAGCAATGCCGATTGATGCGCTGTCCGGGCGTGGGGTAAATAAGCTTCCCCTTGAGTGCCAGACATTAGTTGAGGATATGATGGAGAAACGTCGTGCCAAAGGCATGCAGGATCGGGCTGTTCGTGCGATGATTATCGGTATTCCAAATGTCGGTAAGTCGTCGCTGATGAATCGTCTGGCGGGACGTAAGGTAGCGCAGACGGGCGATCGACCAGCTGTAACGAAGGCGCAGCAGTGGGTAAAGGTAGGCAAGGTACTTGAGCTTTTGGATACGCCAGGAATTTTATGGCCAAAGTTTGAAGACCCGCTCGTAGGCCTGCGCCTTGCTGCAAGCGGAGCGATTAAAGATGAGTTAATTGATTTTCAGGAAGTAGCGCTGTTTGTTGTCGCATATCTGCGCATGCATTATAGCCGTGCGCTTATGGAACGCTACCAGCTAGACGAACTTGATGAGAGCAAGTTGGCTATTCTAGATGAGATTGGGCGCAGGAGGGGCTGCATTGTCAGCGGTGGACATATTGATTATGACAAAGTGTCTGAATTGATTCTGCGCGAATTGCGCTCAGGCAAGTTAGGCCGGATATCATTGGAGCGTCCGGGTGATGCGTTTACCATTGAGATGGCCCGTGTAAGTATGGATGAGATTACACCGTACTAA
- the lepB gene encoding signal peptidase I: MVDETSSETGKRKKGKNEAWEWIKALGIAIVLALVIRTFLFAPFLVDGASMMPTLENEERLIVNKLIYYIQEPKPGDIIVFHATKEKDYIKRVIATEGQTVEMKDDQLYIDGKPVDEPYLEEYKKQAKAENYVLTEDFGPEKVGKGEIFVMGDNRRNSTDSRVIGPVPVENVVGRSELIIWPLDKIRLN; encoded by the coding sequence ATGGTTGATGAAACCTCCTCTGAAACAGGCAAAAGAAAAAAGGGAAAAAATGAAGCGTGGGAGTGGATTAAAGCGCTTGGCATTGCCATTGTGCTCGCTCTTGTTATCCGCACCTTTTTGTTTGCGCCATTTCTCGTGGATGGAGCATCCATGATGCCGACGCTTGAGAATGAAGAACGTCTGATTGTAAATAAGCTGATCTACTATATTCAAGAGCCGAAGCCGGGTGATATTATTGTTTTCCATGCTACAAAGGAAAAGGATTATATCAAGCGTGTTATTGCTACTGAAGGGCAGACCGTAGAGATGAAGGACGATCAGTTGTACATAGACGGAAAGCCGGTAGATGAGCCGTACTTAGAAGAGTATAAGAAACAGGCAAAGGCGGAAAACTACGTGCTGACAGAGGACTTTGGTCCGGAGAAAGTAGGCAAGGGGGAAATCTTCGTAATGGGAGATAATCGCCGTAACAGTACGGATAGCCGTGTAATCGGACCGGTACCTGTTGAGAATGTGGTAGGGCGTTCAGAGTTAATTATCTGGCCGCTGGATAAGATTCGCTTAAACTAG
- the rplS gene encoding 50S ribosomal protein L19 — MKNVIREITQANIKQDIPSFRPGDTVRVHLKVVEGQRERIQVFEGVVIKRRGGGISETFTVRKISYGVGVERTLPLHSPKIDKIEVVRYGKVRRAKLYYLRDRVGKAARIKEIRR; from the coding sequence ATGAAAAATGTTATTCGTGAAATTACACAAGCGAACATTAAGCAAGACATCCCAAGCTTCCGCCCTGGTGACACAGTACGTGTACACTTGAAAGTAGTTGAGGGCCAGCGCGAACGTATTCAGGTGTTCGAAGGGGTTGTAATCAAGCGTCGCGGAGGCGGTATCAGCGAGACTTTTACTGTTCGTAAAATCTCTTATGGTGTTGGCGTTGAGCGTACACTACCGCTCCACTCTCCGAAAATCGACAAAATTGAAGTAGTTCGCTACGGTAAAGTTCGTCGTGCGAAGCTCTACTATCTGCGCGATCGTGTGGGTAAAGCAGCACGTATTAAAGAAATTCGCCGCTAA
- the trmD gene encoding tRNA (guanosine(37)-N1)-methyltransferase TrmD: MRIDILTLFPEMFEGVLGASIIGKAAAKGLVSFRVVNFREFSGNKHGQVDDMPYGGGGGMVLKPDPIFRAVESLTDTPLSAEEAPQEEKSASPRVVLLCPQGKRYDQKLAEELAQEEHLIFICGHYEGYDERIREHLVTDEISIGDYVLTGGELPAMVIIDSVVRLQEGALGNAQSAVTDSYSTGLLEHPHYTRPAEFRGLKVPDVLLSGHHENIEKWRLKESLRRTLERRPDLLEGMEATPEIKKVLKELKQEL; the protein is encoded by the coding sequence ATGAGGATTGATATATTGACGCTGTTTCCCGAGATGTTTGAAGGTGTGCTTGGGGCAAGCATTATAGGCAAGGCCGCTGCTAAGGGACTTGTTTCTTTTCGTGTGGTAAATTTTCGCGAGTTCTCCGGAAACAAGCATGGCCAGGTTGATGATATGCCATATGGCGGCGGCGGCGGCATGGTGCTGAAGCCTGACCCGATTTTTCGTGCGGTAGAATCACTGACCGACACGCCTCTATCAGCAGAAGAGGCGCCGCAGGAAGAGAAGAGCGCCTCGCCACGCGTCGTTCTGCTCTGCCCACAGGGAAAACGATATGATCAGAAGCTGGCCGAAGAGCTGGCACAGGAGGAGCATCTTATCTTTATCTGCGGTCATTATGAAGGATATGATGAACGCATCCGTGAGCATTTGGTTACTGATGAGATATCAATTGGTGATTATGTGTTAACAGGCGGTGAACTGCCGGCTATGGTCATTATCGACAGCGTCGTGCGTCTGCAGGAAGGAGCGCTTGGCAATGCGCAATCGGCGGTAACGGATTCATACAGCACAGGGCTGCTGGAGCATCCTCATTATACGCGCCCGGCTGAATTCCGCGGTCTTAAGGTACCCGATGTACTGCTATCGGGCCATCATGAGAACATTGAGAAATGGCGGTTAAAAGAGTCGCTGCGCCGCACATTGGAGCGTCGTCCGGATCTGCTGGAGGGAATGGAAGCGACGCCGGAGATAAAAAAAGTACTAAAAGAGTTGAAACAGGAGTTGTAA
- the rimM gene encoding ribosome maturation factor RimM (Essential for efficient processing of 16S rRNA), producing the protein MNGDFFTVGRLVNTHGISGEVRVISETDFPEERYKEGNMLYLFHPEMKHPVKLTIASVREHKNFYLLTFMGHPYMQDVEKYKGGVLKIRAEDRSELPEGEFYFQDIIGCDVFTEEGERLGVIKEILQPGANDVWVVKPEKGKDILLPYIAPVVKQIDISAKRITVHLLEGLV; encoded by the coding sequence GTGAACGGAGATTTTTTTACCGTGGGCAGACTGGTAAATACGCATGGCATCAGCGGTGAAGTCCGTGTTATTTCCGAGACTGATTTTCCTGAAGAACGCTATAAAGAAGGAAATATGCTTTATCTTTTTCATCCGGAAATGAAACATCCGGTCAAGTTGACGATTGCATCGGTGCGAGAACACAAAAATTTCTACCTGTTAACATTTATGGGTCATCCATACATGCAGGATGTTGAAAAATATAAAGGTGGCGTGCTTAAAATACGGGCAGAAGATCGCAGCGAACTGCCTGAAGGGGAATTTTACTTTCAGGATATTATCGGATGCGATGTATTTACGGAGGAAGGAGAGCGCCTAGGTGTAATCAAAGAAATTCTGCAGCCGGGTGCCAACGATGTATGGGTGGTAAAGCCGGAGAAGGGGAAGGATATACTTCTTCCTTATATTGCCCCCGTCGTCAAACAAATTGACATTTCCGCCAAAAGGATTACCGTACATTTGCTTGAAGGCTTGGTGTAG